In Pseudomonas sp. p1(2021b), the genomic window GAACTCCACCGACATCGGCGGGCCCCACTGGTAGAGGCTGGAGTCGCAGGCCTGGGTGCAGTTCATGGGCGAGGCATGGTTGAACAGGTCGCCGTCGGTGAAATGCTCGATGAGGTTGCCCGAGGGGTCGCGCCAGTAATCGAAGATCTGGCTGCCGAGCACATGGCGCCCGACGCCCCAGAATGGCGTCCAGCCTTGCTCGTTCATCCAGGCGTGCCCCAGGCACTGGGCATCGAAGTCCTGCACCTCGAACGAGGCGTGATGGACCACGTCCCGCCCGGCCTGGAACAGTGCGATGGTGTGATGGTCGGTCCAGTTCTCGCCACGGTCCAGGCGCAGGAAGGCGGCGGACGGGCGCTGTTGGTCGCCTTCGACGATCAGGTCCGAGGGCAGCATGCCGAGCACATCGCGGTACCAGGCCATCATCCGGGGCATGTCGGCCACGCCGATGGCGACATGGCCCAGGCGCATGACCTGCGCCGGCCCCTTACCGGGGCGCTGGACTTCGCCGAAGCGGCGTTTCTCCACCGCCGAGTTGAGCACCAGCGCGCTGCGTTGGGGGAGGGCCTCTACGGGCTGGATGCCATGCACCAGCTCGATGCGACGACCGGAGGGGTCGTGCAATACCACGCACTGGCCACCGCCCGGGTGCGCCAGCGCCTGGATCGACGACGCCCCGGGCAGGCGTTCGGCAGCCTGCAGGTCGGCGAAGGACTCGACCGCAAAGGCGATGGCGCCCATCGCGGGAGTATCGGCGCGTTCGGCAATATAGACATAGGGCAGGGGGCCGGTGCCCCGCAGGTACAGGCGCTGTTCGGTTCGGTGGCTGACGATCAGGCCGAAGTCGCCCAAAAATCGTTCGAGGCGGTCAAGATCGATGTGCCGGTAGACCACATGGTTGATGTCTTTGATGTGCAACATGGCTGCGCTCCTTGGCAGAGGGCCGTCGACAGGTTCGGACATTCGCGGGCAGGGCCTTTTCCCAGGCGGCCGCAGGCGCGGACCGAGAATCGGTCCGGGCGCAGGCAGCCGGGATCACCGACACGGCACCGGGCCGGTCGGGGAAGTCCCTGCGGGAAGCGAACGGGGTTGGGCGAACGACTGTGGCGCTGCCTCAGGCCGGCGGCGTCTCGGCGACGATCGGGTTGCTCAGGGTGCCGAGGCCTTCGATCTCGACGGTGCAGACATCGCCAGGCTGCATGAACAGCATCGGGCGGCGGGCCCAGCCGATGCCCGCCGGGGTGCCGGTGACGATCACATCGCCAGGCTCCAGGGTCACCGCCTCGCTGAGCACGCTGATCAGCTGCGGCACATCGAAGACCATGTCGGCGGTGTTGGCCTGTTGTTCGATCTTGCCGTTCAGGCGTGTGGTCAGGGTCAGGCCGCGGGCGCCGGGCGGCAATTCATCGGCACTGACGAAGGTTGGGCCAAAGGCACCGGTGGCGTCGAAGTTCTTGCCGATGGTCCACTGCGGGGATTTGAATTGGTAGTCGCGCACCGAGCCTTCGTTGAAGATCGCGTAGCCTGCGACATGCTCCAGCGCCTGGTTCTGCGGAATATGGCGGCCGCGGCGGCCAATGATCACGGCCAGCTCGCCTTCATAGTCGAGCTGTTCGGAAACATGCGGGCGGACGATGGCCTCGCCATGGCCAACCAAGGAGGTGGCAAAGCGCGG contains:
- a CDS encoding 2,4,5-trihydroxytoluene oxygenase is translated as MLHIKDINHVVYRHIDLDRLERFLGDFGLIVSHRTEQRLYLRGTGPLPYVYIAERADTPAMGAIAFAVESFADLQAAERLPGASSIQALAHPGGGQCVVLHDPSGRRIELVHGIQPVEALPQRSALVLNSAVEKRRFGEVQRPGKGPAQVMRLGHVAIGVADMPRMMAWYRDVLGMLPSDLIVEGDQQRPSAAFLRLDRGENWTDHHTIALFQAGRDVVHHASFEVQDFDAQCLGHAWMNEQGWTPFWGVGRHVLGSQIFDYWRDPSGNLIEHFTDGDLFNHASPMNCTQACDSSLYQWGPPMSVEFFLGGSNEGETVTPRSLAERQRHTR
- a CDS encoding fumarylacetoacetate hydrolase family protein; the encoded protein is MRFVHFVQGTTKGLAVETDSGLRGLTENLPGYPGSLLTLLGRGQEALREAHQQLSQAPQLDTSRIRYLPPIERPGKIVCVGLNYADHTKESPYEQPSYPTFFPRFATSLVGHGEAIVRPHVSEQLDYEGELAVIIGRRGRHIPQNQALEHVAGYAIFNEGSVRDYQFKSPQWTIGKNFDATGAFGPTFVSADELPPGARGLTLTTRLNGKIEQQANTADMVFDVPQLISVLSEAVTLEPGDVIVTGTPAGIGWARRPMLFMQPGDVCTVEIEGLGTLSNPIVAETPPA